A region of Argentina anserina chromosome 5, drPotAnse1.1, whole genome shotgun sequence DNA encodes the following proteins:
- the LOC126794255 gene encoding uncharacterized protein LOC126794255 → MNSRKLTLVSTATVFGALAPAASQTQFLAKRHRSKKCSSQSPFEPSKRKGYLTWDDYFMAIAFLSAERSEDPNRQVGACLVSQCGIILGENEIVSQEL, encoded by the exons ATGAACTCTCGCAAGCTCACTCTGGTCTCCACCGCCACCGTCTTTGGCGCTCTAGCGCC AGCAGCCTCCCAAACTCAATTCCTCGCAAAACGGCATCGTTCTAAGAAATGCTCATCTCAGAGCCCCTTTGAGCCCTCAAAACGCAAAGG ATATTTGACATGGGATGATTACTTTATGGCGATTGCCTTTTTGTCAGCTGAAAGATCCGAAGATCCCAACAGGCAG GTTGGAGCATGCTTGGTGAGTCAATGTGGTATAATACTAGGTGAGAATGAGATTGTTTCGCAGGAACTATGA